The Sebastes fasciatus isolate fSebFas1 chromosome 4, fSebFas1.pri, whole genome shotgun sequence genome window below encodes:
- the LOC141767060 gene encoding histone H3: MARTKQTARKSTGGKAPRKQLATKAARKSAPATGGVKKPHRYRPGTVALREIRRYQKSTELLIRKLPFQRLVREIAQDFKTDLRFQSSAVMALQESSEAYLVGLFEDTNLCAIHAKRVTIMPKDIQLARRIRGERA, encoded by the coding sequence ATGGCAAGAACCAAGCAGACCGCTCGTAAGTCTACCGGAGGCAAAGCCCCCAGGAAGCAGCTGGCCACCAAGGCTGCCCGTAAGAGCGCCCCGGCCACCGGCGGCGTGAAGAAGCCTCACCGTTACAGGCCCGGTACCGTGGCTCTGAGAGAGATCCGTCGCTACCAGAAATCCACGGAGCTGCTGATCCGCAAGCTGCCCTTCCAGCGCCTGGTGAGAGAAATCGCTCAGGACTTCAAGACCGACCTGCGCTTCCAGAGCTCCGCTGTCATGGCTCTGCAGGAGTCCAGTGAGGCTTACCTGGTCGGCCTGTTCGAGGACACCAACCTGTGCGCCATCCACGCCAAGAGGGTCACCATCATGCCCAAAGACATCCAGCTGGCCCGTCGCATCCGCGGAGAGCGAGCTTAA
- the LOC141765828 gene encoding histone H2A-like: protein MSGRGKTGGKTRAKAKTRSSRAGLQFPVGRVHRHLRKGNYAQRVGAGAPVYLAAVLEYLTAEILELAGNAARDNKKTRIIPRHLQLAVRNDEELNKLLGGVTIAQGGVLPNIQAVLLPKKTEKAAKSK, encoded by the coding sequence ATGAGCGGAAGAGGCAAAACCGGCGGAAAGACCAGAGCTAAGGCAAAGACCCGCTCTTCCCGTGCTGGGCTCCAGTTCCCAGTCGGTCGTGTTCACAGGCATCTGCGTAAAGGAAACTATGCGCAGCGTGTGGGTGCCGGCGCCCCCGTCTACCTGGCGGCTGTGCTGGAGTACCTGACCGCTGAGATCCTGGAGTTGGCTGGAAACGCTGCCCGCGACAACAAGAAGACCCGTATCATCCCCCGTCACCTGCAGCTGGCTGTCCGCAACGACGAGGAGCTCAACAAGCTGCTGGGCGGAGTGACCATCGCTCAGGGCGGCGTGCTGCCCAACATCCAGGCTGTTCTGCTGCCCAAGAAGACCGAGAAGGCCGCCAAGTCCAAGTAA
- the LOC141767061 gene encoding histone H2B 1/2-like: protein MPDPVKAAPKKGSKKAVTKTASKTGKKRRKSRKESYAIYVYKVMKQVHPDTGISSKAMGIMNSFVGDIFERIAGEASRLANYNKRSTITSREIQTAVRLLLPGELAKHAVSEGTKAVTKYTSSK from the coding sequence ATGCCGGACCCCGTCAAAGCGGCGCCCAAGAAGGGCTCAAAGAAAGCCGTCACCAAGACCGCCAGCAAGACCggcaagaagaggagaaagtccAGGAAGGAGAGCTACGCCATCTACGTGTACAAGGTGATGAAGCAGGTCCACCCAGACACCGGCATCTCCTCCAAAGCCATGGGCATCATGAACTCCTTTGTGGGCGACATCTTTGAGCGCATCGCCGGTGAGGCCTCCCGTCTGGCTAACTACAACAAGCGCTCCACCATCACTTCCAGGGAGATCCAGACCGCTGTCCGCCTGCTGCTGCCCGGTGAGCTGGCAAAGCACGCTGTGTCTGAGGGAACCAAGGCTGTGACCAAATACACCAGCTCCAAGTAA
- the LOC141765829 gene encoding histone H2B-like encodes MPEKSAQDGVKAAKKGSKKAVIKTASKTGKKRRKSRKESYAIYVYKVMKQVHPDTGISSKAMGIMNSFVGDIFERIAGEASRLAHYNKRSTITSREIQTAVRLLLPGELAKHAVSEGTKAVTKYTSSK; translated from the coding sequence ATGCCAGAGAAAAGCGCCCAAGACGGGGTGAAGGCGGCCAAGAAGGGCTCAAAGAAAGCCGTCATCAAGACCGCCAGCAAGACCggcaagaagaggagaaagtccAGGAAGGAGAGCTACGCCATCTACGTGTACAAGGTGATGAAGCAGGTCCACCCAGACACCGGCATCTCCTCCAAAGCCATGGGCATCATGAACTCCTTTGTGGGCGACATCTTTGAGCGCATCGCCGGTGAGGCCTCCCGTCTGGCTCATTACAACAAGCGCTCCACCATCACTTCCAGGGAGATCCAGACCGCTGTCCGCCTGCTGCTGCCCGGTGAGCTGGCAAAGCACGCCGTGTCCGAGGGAACCAAGGCTGTGACCAAGTACACCAGCTCCAAGTAA
- the LOC141765834 gene encoding histone H4 produces the protein MSGRGKGGKGLGKGGAKRHRKVLRDNIQGITKPAIRRLARRGGVKRISGLIYEETRGVLKVFLENVIRDAVTYTEHAKRKTVTAMDVVYALKRQGRTLYGFGG, from the coding sequence ATGAGTGGAAGAGGCAAAGGAGGAAAAGGACTCGGTAAAGGAGGCGCAAAGCGTCACCGTAAAGTCCTCCGTGATAACATCCAGGGAATCACCAAGCCCGCTATCCGCCGTCTGGCTCGCCGTGGTGGAGTGAAGCGTATCTCCGGTCTGATCTACGAGGAGACCCGCGGTGTGTTGAAGGTGTTCCTGGAGAATGTGATCCGTGATGCCGTCACCTACACCGAGCACGCCAAGAGGAAGACCGTGACCGCCATGGATGTGGTGTATGCTCTGAAGAGACAGGGACGCACTCTGTACGGCTTCGGTGGATAA